The following proteins are co-located in the Melospiza melodia melodia isolate bMelMel2 unplaced genomic scaffold, bMelMel2.pri scaffold_44, whole genome shotgun sequence genome:
- the LOC134434594 gene encoding serine/threonine-protein kinase pim-1-like, whose protein sequence is SGVVAGPGPSADSRVPPAGEAQEALQERYRLGSLLGRGGFGSVFAATRLSDGAPVAIKRVPRDRIRHWGELPDGTSAPLEIVLLAKVSCGCGGVIQLLEWLELPDSFLLVLERPERCQELSGFLAERGFLPEEEARGLFRQVLEAVRHCTSCGVLHRDIKPENVLVDLASGQLKLIDFGCGAFLQDTAYTQFAGTLSYSPPEWIQHQRYHGEAATIWSLGLLLCHLVMGKHPFRRGQEIIRGRILFPRWLSQECQDVIKRCLSMQPSDRPSLEELFCHPWLKGVSLP, encoded by the exons tcgggggtcgttgctggccccgggccgagcgctgacagccgcgtcccgcccgcaggggaagcgcaggaggccctgcaggagcggtaccggctgggatcgctgctggggcgcggcggcttcggcagcgtcttcgcagccacgcggctctcggacggcgccccg gtggccatcaaacgcgtgccgagggatcgcatccggcactggggcgagctg cccgacggcaccagcgcacccctggagatcgtgctgctggccaaggtgtcctgtggctgtggcggtgtcattcagctcctggagtggcttgagctccccgacagcttcctgctggtgctggagcgtccggagcggtgccaggagctctcgggtttcctggcggagcgggggttcctgccggaggaggaggcgcgggggctgttccgccaggtgctggaggccgtgcggcactgcaccagctgcggggtcctgcaccgggacatcaaGCCCGAAAATGTCCTGGTCGACCTGGCCAGCGGGCAGctgaaactgattgactttggctgtggcgccttcctccaagacacagcctacacccaatttgcag gaaccctgtcctacagcccaccagagtggatccagcaccaacgctaccacggcgaggcagccacgatctggtccctgggcctcctgctgtgccacctggtcatggggaagcacccgttcaggaggggccaggagaTCATCCGGGGGCGGATCTTGTTCCCACgatggctctctcaag agtgccaagatgttattaagaggtgtttgtccatgcaaccctcggacaggccatccttagaagagcttttctgtcatccttggctgaagggtgtttccctgccctag